Proteins from one Malassezia vespertilionis chromosome 2, complete sequence genomic window:
- the TIF1 gene encoding translation initiation factor eIF4A (EggNog:ENOG503NUYA; COG:J) — MSNPEEVSAAPAAAPAPSALDASITEGEIQSNWDEVYDNFDNMGLAPELLRGVFAYGFERPSAIQSRAIVPVIKGHDVIAQAQSGTGKTATFSIAILERIDPNIKAVQALVLAPTRELAQQIQNVLVALGDYMNIQSHACIGGTNVRDDMARLNNGVQVVVGTPGRVYDMINRRAFRTDHLKMFCLDEADEMLSRGFKDQMYEVFQLLPQDTQVVLLSATMPEDVLVVTKKFMREPVRILVKRDELTLEGIKQFYIAVEKEEWKFETLTDLYETVTITQAVIFCNTRRKVDWLTDQLHAKEFTVSAMHGDMDQQQREVIMREFRSGSSRVLITTDLLARGIDVQQVSLVINYDLPTNRENYIHRIGRGGRFGRKGVAINFVTEDDVRMMRDIEQFYNTQVEEMPLNVADLI; from the exons ATGTCCAA CCCCGAGGAAGTTTCTGCCGCTCCCGCTGCTGCTCCCGCTCCCAGCGCCCTTGATGCCTCCATCACCGAAGGCGAGATTCAGTCTAACTGGGATGAGGTGTATGACAATTTCGACAACATGGGTCTTGCTCCGGAGCTTTTGCGCGGTGTATTCGCGTATGGTTTCGAGCGTCCCTCGGCCATCCAGTCCCGTGCTATTGTCCCTGTGATCAAGGGTCACGATGTGATTGCCCAGGCGCAGTCTGGTACCGGTAAGACTGCCACCTTCTCGATCGCcatcctcgagcgcatcgatccTAACATCAAGGCTGTTcaagcgcttgtgcttgcacCCACGCgtgagcttgcgcagcaaatTCAAAACGTCCTTGTTGCGCTGGGCGACTACATGAACATTCAGAGCCATGCCTGCATCGGTGGTACCAACGTCCGCGACGACATGGCACGCCTCAACAACGGTGTTCAGGTCGTCGTCGGCACGCCCGGACGTGTCTACGATATGATCAACCGCCGCGCTTTCCGTACGGACCATCTGAAGATGTTCTGTCTTGATGAGGCCGATGAGATGCTTTCGCGCGGCTTCAAGGACCAGATGTACGAGGTTTTCCAGCTGCTCCCTCAAGACACACAGGTTGTGCTCCTTTCCGCCACGATGCCCGAGGATGTGCTGGTCGTTACAAAGAAATTTATGCGCGAGCCCGTGCGCATCCTTGtgaagcgcgacgagcttaCGCTGGAAGGTATCAAGCAGTTCTACATCGCTGTCGAGAAGGAGGAATGGAAGTTTGAAACGCTCACTGACTTGTACGAGACGGTCACGATTACCCAAGCCGTTATCTTCTGCAACACGCGCAGAAAGGTTGACTGGCTCACCGACCAGCTCCATGCAAAGGAATTCACTGTCTCGGCCATGCACGGTGACATGGatcagcagcagcgcgaggtcATTATGCGCGAGTTCCGCTCCGGCTCTTCGCGTGTGTTGATTACCACCGATTTGCTCGCGCGTGGTATCGACGTGCAGCAAGTCTCCTTGGTCATTAACTACGACCTGCCCACGAACCGCGAGAACTACATCCACCGTATCGGCCGTGGTGGTCGTTTCGGTCGCAAGGGTGTTGCTATTAACTTTGTCACTGAGGACGATGTCCGCATGATGCGCGACATTGAGCAGTTCTACAACACCCAGGTTGAGGAGATGCCGCTCAACGTTGCCGATCTCATCTAG
- the PMT2 gene encoding dolichyl-phosphate-mannose--protein mannosyltransferase (CAZy:GT39; COG:O; TransMembrane:10 (o58-74i146-168o188-211i223-239o245-262i283-306o606-627i639-657o677-694i742-761o); EggNog:ENOG503NURN) — MHSRPGSLSGSFADDSTAPFISEKGAKKHMSKYANAIPVHQPPKQLSERLESWLQNDRLMFIVYLLLSIFTRLYRIGSNSKVVWDEAHFGKFGSYYLRHTFYFDVHPPLGKILVSLAQYLSGYNGDFEFESGSDYPEHVPYIKMRVLMALYGIMMVPVAFLTAQSFGWNWRTRNMFVLMVLLDHGWLTISRFVLLDSMLLIFTLCVVLGLVRFHRLQQHSFTRAWWCWLFFTGVSIGCVSSVKMVGLFVTSLVGLYTMADLWDKFGDLKMPVRTYLRHWCARILALVIVPLLIYAFSFALHFHLLYKSGPGDAQMSSLFQSNLKGSSLSKYPLEAAYGSKVSLKNNGYGGGLLHSHVQTFPIGSLQQQVTCYHYKDTNNDFLFLPLYNEPQLPDANDTNTDPPRMLKSGDTVRMLHVETMHVLQTRDIPAPVTKGQHEVSGSAVLDSDSRLNEWKVEVVSDLALGAGHVGSPVRTLTTAFRLKNDELGCYLRAANVNLPDWGWKQVEVTCDPENNPRDEFTHWNIENHWNDRLPVESGRHFRSPFFKDLVHLNVAMMVANNALVPDEDKEDSLASQPSEWPWLWNGLRMNGWGADQDKYFLVGNVFVWWGSTASLIIMCSLLVWYFMRRQRRMYDLSPVVWDNFLFVTGVGLLGWFLHYLPFLIMGRVMYIHHYLPTLYFAVIVYCELMDHFLWGKTARYRFHFTHLLRIGTIPAPKNRALRDENCDPPCEGRPLSERLRNITFACTAALCIFVFIWFRAFSFGMYGDIKNWHGLQLRKSWNVY, encoded by the coding sequence ATGCACTCGCGCCCCGGCTCCCTGTCTGGGAGTTTTGCGGACgacagcaccgcgccattTATATCTGAGAAAGGGGCAAAGAAGCACATGTCCAAGTACGCGAACGCGATACCTGTGCATCAGCCGCCGAAGCAGCTATCGGAGCGGCTTGAATCCTGGCTGCAGAATGACCGCCTGATGTTTATCGTGTACTTGCTGCTCTCCATTTTCACGCGGCTGTACCGCATTGGAAGCAACAGCAAAGTGGTGTGGGATGAAGCGCACTTTGGCAAGTTTGGCTCCTACTACCTCCGGCATACGTTTTACTTTGATGTGCATCCGCCGCTCGGCAAGATTCTTGTCTCTTTAGCACAGTATCTGAGCGGCTACAACGGCGACTTTGAATTTGAATCCGGCTCTGATTATCCCGAACACGTGCCGTACATCAAGATGCGTGTGTTGATGGCATTGTATGGTATCATGATGGTTCCCGTCGCGTTCCTCACTGCTCAGTCGTTCGGTTGGAACTGGCGCACGCGTAATATGTTCGTCTTGATGGTGCTTCTCGACCATGGATGGCTCACGATCTCGCGATTCGTACTGCTCGATAGCATGCTGCTCATCTTTACCCTCTGTGTCGTGCTGGGCTTGGTGCGCTTCCACAGGCTTCAGCAGCACTCTTTCACGCGTGCCTGGTGGTGTTGGCTCTTTTTCACTGGCGTTTCTATCGGGTGCGTATCGAGCGTAAAGATGGTCGGTTTGTTTGTCACCTCCTTGGTCGGCCTGTACACCATGGCCGACCTCTGGGACAAATTTGGCGACTTGAAAATGCCCGTGCGCACCTATCTGCGGCACTGGTGTGCCcgcattcttgcgctggTAATTGTGCCTCTGCTCATTTATGCATTTAGTTTTGCACTTCATTTTCACCTGCTGTACAAGTCGGGCCCTGGCGATGCGCAGATGAGCAGTTTGTTCCAATCGAACCTCAAAGGCAGCTCCCTGTCCAAGTACCCCCTCGAGGCCGCGTACGGAAGCAAAGTTTCGCTCAAGAACAATGGATATGGCGGTGGCCTGCTGCATTCCCACGTCCAGACGTTTCCCATCGGatcgctgcagcagcaagtTACGTGCTACCACTACAAAGACACAAACAACGACTTTCTCTTTTTGCCTTTGTATAACGAGCCGCAGCTGCCAGATGCGAACGACACAAACACGGATCCTCCGCGCATGCTCAAGAGCGGCGATACCGTACGTATGTTGCACGTTGAGACAATGCATGTACTGCAAACGAGAGATATTCCCGCGCCAGTAACCAAGGGCCAGCACGAAGTGTCTGGCTCCGCAGTGCTAGACTCCGACTCACGGCTAAATGAGTGGAAGGTTGAGGTGGTGAGCGATCtggcgcttggcgccggCCATGTCGGCTCGCCTGTGCGTACATTAACCACGGCGTTCCGCCTGAAGAACGATGAGCTTGGATGCtatttgcgcgctgccaaTGTCAATCTCCCCGACTGGGGTTGGAAGCAAGTTGAAGTGACGTGCGACCCCGAAAACAACCCCCGCGACGAGTTCACGCATTGGAATATCGAGAACCACTGGAACGATCGGCTCCCGGTGGAGTCTGGCCGCCATTTCCGCTCGCCCTTTTTCAAGGACCTGGTCCATTTGAATGTCGCGATGATGGTGGCAAACAATGCTCTCGTTCCTGACGAGGACAAGGAAGATTCGCTTGCTTCGCAGCCATCGGAATGGCCCTGGCTGTGGAATGGGCTACGCATGAACGGATGGGGCGCCGATCAGGACAAGTACTTTTTGGTCGGCAACGTATTCGTTTGGTGGGGAAGCACTGCTTCGCTCATCATCATGTGCAGCCTGTTGGTATGGTACTTtatgcgccgccagcgcagGATGTACGATCTGAGCCCGGTGGTGTGGGACAACTTTTTGTTCGTCACGGGCGTTGGCCTCCTCGGCTGGTTTTTGCACTACCTGCCTTTCTTGATCATGGGTCGTGTCATGTACATTCACCATTATCTCCCGACGCTCTACTTTGCCGTGATTGTATACTGTGAACTTATGGACCACTTCCTCTGGGGCAAGACTGCGCGCTACCGCTTTCATTTCACACACCTTTTGCGCATAGGCACCATTCCAGCGCCCAAGAACAGGGCCTTGCGCGACGAAAACTGCGATCCGCCGTGCGAAGGCCGCCCCCTGTCcgagcgtttgcgcaaCATTACATTTgcgtgcaccgccgcgctctgcatcTTTGTTTTTATCTGGTTCCGAGCCTTTTCTTTTGGCATGTATGGCGATATCAAAAACTGGCACGGtctgcagctgcgcaagagctGGAATGTGTATTAG
- the LST8 gene encoding TOR complex subunit lst8 (BUSCO:EOG092638XA; COG:S; EggNog:ENOG503NTXM), with translation MAHERLHATRAPARVPVSAANAAPFLDSPGAASSAAEIDKDALSVILVTAGYDHTIRFWEAWSGVCSHTVQFPDSQVNRLAISPDKRFLAAAGHNQVRLYDCNIGGAAGGASNAHGASDAARGNNVNPVATFDGHAGNVTSIAWHCDAKWLVSGSEDGTLKIWDTRTSRPQRVYDHHGPVNDVVIHPNQGELISCDQNGSVKLWDLGENGCSHELVPEEEVPIRSVTVASDGSCLIAANNKGNVYCWRIQNGGYGSDGTPVADVKGSEFTDLVPVTKFRAHETYITQCALSPDARFLATCSADTTVKIWSTNQFKFGLEKTLVGHQRWVWDVAFSADSAYLVTASSDHVARLWELSSGETMRQYNGHHRAAVCVALNDSSL, from the exons ATGGCGCACGAACGCCTGCATGCGACTAgggcgccagcgcgcgtgcctgTATCCGCCGCGAATGCTGCACCGTTTCTGGACTCGCCAGGAGCGGCGTCTTCTGCTGCTGAAATCGATAAAGATGCGCTTTCTGTGATTTTAGTCACTGCGGGGTACGATCATACGATCCGGTTTTGGGAGGCCTGGTCGGGCGTCTGCTCGCACACGGTCCAGTTTCCCGACTCGCAGGTGAACCGGCTTGCGATCAGTCCCGACAAGCGCTTTCTTGCTGCGGCCGGGCATAACCAGGTGCGCCTGTACGACTGCAATATCggtggcgcggcgggcggTGCGTCAaatgcgcacggcgccagcgacgcagcgcgtggaAACAATGTGAACCCTGTAGCGACGTTTGACGGACATGCGGGAAACGTGACATCGATTGCGTGGCACTGCGACGCAAAGTGGCTCGTGAGTGGCTCCGAGGACGGGACGTTGAAGATTTGGGATACGCG CACATCGCGCCCCCAGCGCGTCTACGATCACCACGGCCCTGTCAATGACGTGGTCATTCATCCAAATCAAGGCGAGTTAATTTCTTGCGACCAGAACGGCAGTGTAAAGCTGTGGGACCTGGGCGAGAATGGGTGCAGCCATGAATTGGTGCCGGAAGAAGAGGTGCCTATACGATCTGTCACCGTCGCTTCCGACGGCTCCTGCCTTATTGCGGCGAACAACAAAGGCAATGTGTACTGCTGGCGCATCCAGAATGGCGGCTATGGCTCCGACGGCACGCCCGTCGCGGACGTCAAAGGCAGCGAGTTTACCGACCTTGTCCCGGTGACCAAATTCCGTGCCCACGAAACATACATTACGCAGTGCGCACTGAGCCCTGATGCGCGTTTCTTGGCGACATGCTCTGCGGACACAACCGTCAAGATTTGGTCGACGAACCAATTTAAATTTGGTCTGGAAAAAACGCTCGTGGGCCACCAGCGCTGGGTATGGGACGTGGCGTTCAGTGCAGACAGCGCGTACCTCGTTACCGCATCGTCGGATCATGTAGCTCGACTATGGGAGCTATCCAGTGGCGAGACGATGCGCCAGTACAACGGCCAccatcgcgccgcagtgtGCGTCGCATTGAACGACTCTAGTCTTTGA
- the mrpl3 gene encoding 54S ribosomal protein L3 mitochondrial (EggNog:ENOG503NW2P; COG:J; BUSCO:EOG09263CGP) yields MARTYPKIWASLRDQAPSAIAALGARFHLFPNSLSMEERASREALVRIACTHPSVVSVQRQVADLSLSVDERSEVPQLSEVIAHNAALATMGNALLGLVAAEYFHLKYPHLPTRLLKAFVSAYVGPSTLADVGADLGILAQGVQRWDRTGASVIAHEIKGARAPKRMPLLSKDVAAQSMRAMIAVLFQELGMAAMRTFVHSYFFSRRMDLASLIKFRDPKRVLSATCKKYSKPLPESRIIAETGRLSISPVFVVGVWSGKVKLGEGSGSSIRMAEFRAAENALRRLYLAEKPDNAFQLPSSTLDAAFCGTTPLPHSLQLSAQTNAPNAFSPQPLGHAEVLHESRG; encoded by the coding sequence ATGGCACGGACATACCCGAAAATTTGGGCATCGTTGCGCGACCAGGCCCCCTCTGccattgctgcgctcggcgcgcgcttccatTTATTCCCCAACTCTCTCAGCATGGAAgagcgcgcgagcagagaggcgcttgtgcgcatAGCATGCACGCACCCGAGTGTTGTGTCTGTGCAGCGACAAGTAGCAGACTTGTCGCTCTCGGtcgacgagcgcagcgaagTGCCGCAGCTCTCGGAAGTGATTGCACacaatgcagcgcttgcgacGATGGGCAacgcgctccttggcctTGTGGCCGCTGAGTACTTTCACTTGAAGTACCCACACCTGCCCACGCGCCTGCTAAAAGCGTTTGTGAGTGCCTATGTAGGCCCCAGCACTCTTGCAGACGTCGGCGCCGACCTTGgcattcttgcgcagggtgtgcagcgctgggaTCGCACGGGAGCGTCGGTCATTGCACACGAAATAAaaggcgcacgcgcgccgaaaagGATGCCGTTGCTGAGCAAGGatgtcgcggcgcagtcgatgcgcgcaatgaTTGCTGTCCTTTTCCAGGAGCTTGGTatggcggcgatgcgcacctTTGTGCACAGCTATTTCTTTTCGCGCCGTATGGACCTTGCGAGTTTGATCAAGTTCAGAGATCCGAAACGCGTGCTCTCCGCGACATGTAAAAAATACAGCAAACCGCTGCCCGAAAGCCGCATCATTGCAGAAACGGGGCGTTTGAGCATCAGCCCCGTGTTTGTCGTCGGCGTGTGGAGTGGAAAGGTGAAGCTTGGCGAGGGGTCGGGCAGCAGCATCCGCATGGCCGAgttccgcgccgcggagaatgcactgcgccgcttgtaCCTTGCCGAGAAGCCCGACAATGCGTTTCAGCTGCCGTCCAGCACGCTGGATGCTGCTTTTTGCGGCACCACGCCTCTTCCCCATTCCTTGCAGCTCTCTGCACAAACCAACGCTCCAAATGCATTTAGTCCGCAGCCGTTAGGCCATGCCGAGGTGCTGCATGAGTCGCGCGGGTGA
- a CDS encoding uncharacterized protein (EggNog:ENOG503NWSW; COG:U): MLDLFVVLSRTGVTLWSKQFTDSVSKHTIVNKVVRTAFLEERTATRRMDMEGYTIRWSFNNALDLTFIVAYQRILQLGYIEDFLETVQDAFTVRYGELLRTLPTATTSKPTLEAYANSLKAWDAEFVKMLRNAENNDRRHSVEPRVNVHELVQEENDFSTQTPTRGIEALRGKAASGPGGRRIAPKAKKNKTTPTKEPTPTPMPDSAKKGGKERRKWGASATADPDTVAALDYSGSVDDAQGPGLHELIDETKLGHTREDGMYELADDAPDTLPAEDESHAGIFGKLLNAKSGTFSLGRLTGAKDAITQADLEPVLQTMQLQLQSKNVANEVAEMICDGVKRRLYGKRVGNFGSIKAEVRKSMEDSITRILTPSTSTDILLDIASKKRRRDELLGTNPGAARAGKGAAVSPALNPYTISFVGVNGVGKSTNLAKVCFWLLQNRYRVLIAACDTFRSGAVEQLRTHVRNLGQLEIDGSRVKDGMPTSGDAILELYERGYGKDAAGIAKDALAYARTQKFDVVLIDTAGRMQDNEPLMRALAKLIAVNQPDKVLFVGEALVGNEAVDQLTKFNRALKDYSGVSNPHGLDGCLLTKWDTVDDKVGTALTSAYATGLPIFFVGTGQTYTDLRQLRVAHVVDALLRT, translated from the coding sequence CAATTCACCGATTCAGTGTCGAAGCATACCATCGTAAACAAAGTCGTGCGTACGGCATTCCTAGAGGAGCgcaccgcgacgcgccgcatggaTATGGAGGGATATACCATTCGCTGGTCGTTCAACAATGCACTGGATCTTACGTTTATCGTTGCCTACCAACGCATTCTACAGCTCGGCTACATCGAAGATTTTTTGGAAACAGTCCAGGATGCATTTACCGTGCGCTACGGCGaattgctgcgcacactgcCGACAGCAACCACATCGAAGCCAACGCTTGAGGCGTATGCCAACAGCCTCAAGGCATGGGACGCAGAGTTTGTCAaaatgctgcgcaacgcGGAGAACAATGATCGACGGCATTCTgtcgagccgcgcgtgaACGTGCACGAACTCGTACAAGAGGAAAATGACTTTTCCACGCAGACGCCAACGCGCGGCATCGAAGCACTGCGCGGTAAAGCGGCGAGTGGCCCAGGCGGCCGACGCATTGCGCCGAAAGCCAAAAAAAACAAGACCACACCCACGAAAGAGCCTACACCCACGCCCATGCCCGACTCTGCCAAGAAAGGCGGCAAGGAGCGGCGTAAGTGGggcgccagcgccacgGCCGATCCCGACACAGTCGCGGCGTTAGACTACAGCGGCTCGGTCGATGACGCACAAGGGCCTGGTCTGCACGAGCTCATCGACGAAACCAAGCTTGGACACACGCGCGAAGACGGGATGTACGAACTtgcagacgatgcgccAGACACGCTGCCAGCCGAGGACGAAAGCCACGCTGGCATCtttggcaagctgctcaatgCCAAATCCGGCACATTTTCGCTTGGACGTCTTACAGGTGCAAAAGACGCCATCACGCAAGCGGATCTCGAGCCGGTCTTGCAGACGATGCAGCTCCAGTTACAGTCCAAGAACGTGGCCAACGAGGTCGCAGAGATGATCTGCGACGGCGTCAAGCGCCGCCTGTATGGAAAGCGCGTCGGCAACTTCGGCAGCATTAAAGCAGAAGTGCGCAAGTCGATGGAAGACTCGATTACACGCATCTTGACGCCCAGCACAAGCACCGACATTTTGCTTGACATTGCAAgcaagaagcgccgccgcgacgagctgcttggTACCAAtcccggcgctgcacgcgcgggAAAAGGCGCCGCTGTCAGTCCCGCCCTCAACCCCTACACAATCAGCTTTGTCGGCGTAAATGGCGTGGGGAAATCGACAAATCTTGCCAAGGTATGCTTCTGGCTCCTGCAGAACCGCTACCGCGTTTTGattgcagcgtgcgatACAttccgcagcggcgccgtcgagcaACTGCGTACGCATGTGCGCAACTTGGGCCAGCTCGAAATTGACGGATCCCGTGTCAAGGATGGGATGCCAACATCTGGCGACGCCATCTTGGAGCTGTACGAGCGTGGGTACGGAAAAGACGCCGCTGGCATCGCCAAGGATGCGCTGGCGTATGCGCGTACGCAAAAATTTGACGTGGTTCTCATCGATACCGCCGGGCGCATGCAGGACAATGAGCCGCTGATGCGCGCCCTCGCAAAGCTCATTGCCGTCAATCAGCCTGACAAGGTCCTGTTTgtcggcgaggcgctcgtcggCAACGAGGCAGTCGATCAGCTTACTAAATTCAACCGTGCGCTCAAAGACTACAGCGGGGTATCGAATCCACACGGCCTGGATGGATGCCTGTTGACAAAATGGGACACGGTCGACGACAAGGTCGGCACAGCGCTGACGTCTGCGTACGCTACGGGTCTGCCCATTTTCTTTGTTGGAACGGGGCAGACGTATACAGATTTGCGACAATTGCGTGTGGCGCACGTTGTGGACGCATTGTTGCGCACATAG